TTGTAGTTTTCCAGGGCGGCGGCCAGTTCCGGGTCAACGGACGGTTGCGCCTGTGGCTGGTCCTGGATAGCGCTCTTGAGTGCCGCCACGTCCTCGATCCCCGAGTCCGGCGTCACTGAGACGATCCGCTGTGCCGCATTGGCGTCCTCGGTGTGGATCCGCTGGGATTGCGACGGCTGCGTGGCAATGGTCTCGCGGCGGCGGGCATTGATCTCGGAGGTCTGGGTGATCTCAATGTCGTCCTCCGGAGACGAATGCACCCGTGACGGCGCCGGGCTGGTTGTGCCAACCTCGGTTTTCGCCAGTTCATCGACCCATTCCAGATGCGCGGTTATCAGGGCGCGCAGCTTGGAGAGATAGGAGCGGCGCGTCAGTTCGATCCTGGAGATCTCTGCCTCCAGCTCGTCCCGGCGCTGCGTCCGATTGGCCAGTACCTGGCTGGCTTCGGACGCCACTTTGTTGAGCAGCAGTTCGGCTTCTTTCCTGGCATTGGCCATGGTGATATCTGCATTACGGCGGGCATCGATTGCCGCGTTCTTGATGGCATCTTCGAACTGTTTCAGGCCGGCCAACTGCACTTTCAGAGACTCTGTCTCCATGGTGAGCTTCAAGTTCTCCTGCTTGAGCATCTCCAGTGACAGCGCCACCTGCTCCTTGAAGCTGTCTACTGCTTCCTTGTCATAGCCGCGCATCTGAGAGCCAAACTCAAAATTGCGGATGTCGTTGGGGGACAGTTCCATGATCGTTCTCTCTATCTTCTGGACTTACTTTTCAGCCGTTGACTTCTGCCGCTCGTACCCTCTCAGGTCCAAGCGTTTCAAAACGATACACCTCTTTCTATTATCGAACTTTGGCGCGGGAAATTAACCGGAAACGGCCAAAAATATACCGGTATTGAAGGCTGCCGGCGGATGTACCAAAGATGAGCCGAGGCCGGGAAGCTGGCTTTGCGGCTACAGCTGACGCGGGCCGAATAGACCGGTCCCGATCCGGAGCATCGTGGACCCCTCTTCAATGGCGATACGGTAGTCGTCACTCATCCCCATAGATAGAATCCCGAATTGATCGCCTGCTGTTCCTCTTGCCTGACCGAAAAGATCGCGGCAGGTCCGAAATGCGATACGGATATCATTCTCGTCGGAGGTGAGCGGCCCGACAGTCATGAAACCGCACAGTTTTATGTGGGACAAGGAAATGAGGCTCTCGACGAGTCCCAGTGCATGGTCGGGGTTGACGCCGTACTTCTGGGTCTCGCCGGAGCTGTTGATCTCGATACAGCAGTCAAGTGTTCGGCCAACCTCTCCTGCCCGTCGGCTGATCTCTTCGGCCAGTCGTAACGAATCGACCGACTGAATGACATCAAATAGCTGCACTGCTTTTTTCACCTTGTTTGTCTGGAGATGCCCCACCAGATGGTATCGGGCAATCGGCCCCAGCTCGAGCAGTTTTGCCTCCGCCTCCTGAACTCGGCTTTCCCCGATCTCCGAAAGACCAAGCGAGACAGCCTGTCTGATGGTCTCGGTCGGATGAGTTTTGGTGACGGCCAGGATTGTGATTTCGGTGGGGTCACGTCCGCAGCGATTGCACGCCTCGGCGATGCCGATGCGCAGATCATGGAGGTTTGCCGCGATCAGGTCATTCATCGCACAGGGCACGGTACTGGTTTGGCCGGCGGTCCGCAAACAGGTGATTCCGTGGTGTGATCTGTTTGTCGCGGGCTAAAGAAACATCGACGTCGACACTCCCTACCCACGTCTGGTCTGGTGGTGCCTCCAGCAGGAGGTCGCCGGAGGGAGCGGCTACAAGTGACCGCCCGGTGTATGTCAGGTCCCCTTCGGAACCGATGCGGTTGGCGGTGATGACATATACGCGGTTCACCATGGCGTGCACCGGTATCGCCCGTTGTGCCCGTCCCGGAATCACGAGATTCGAAGGATGGCAGATGATATCCGCTCCTTTCAGGGCAAGGGCACGCCAGACCTCGGGGAAATTCCAGTCGAAGCAGATCAGCAGGCCGACCTTGCAGCCGTCTACATCAAACAGAGGCAGGCCGCCATCTCCCGGTTGGAAGAAATCCTTTTCGTTTAAGAACAGGTGCAGCTTGCGATATTTGCCAATGACTCCATTCGGTCCTATCAGCACCGCTGTGTTGTATAGCTTGTCGCCGTCGCGTTCGTTCAAGCCGGACACGATACGCATCCGGTGCCTTGCGCTCAGCTCGGTCAAAAATCGGATAAACCGGCTGTCGGCGATCTGTTCGGCAGTCTCCGCGGCCTGTCGCTCTGAGACAAAATTGTATCCCGAATTACAGAGCTCCGGGAGCACGAGCAGCTCTGCCCCGGCAAACTGCGGGCTGAGCGATTCCAGGCGATGGATCGTAGCGTCCAGATCGGCAAGCGCTGGCGCAAACTGTACGAAACCGATTTTCATGTGTCACCTTTGGTGCAAGATAACGCCAGTTTACACCGTATTGTCAAGAAGCCACTGCGAGAGGTTTGTATGGCCGTATCCACACTCTCACACGAGGGTCGCGCGAGAGAAACGTTGACAAAACCGGGCGAAATTTGTATGTTCTGTTGTAGTATCCCAACCGCCTTTTGATACTGTCAGAAAACATCAGTTGCACGTATATCGGGGCAATCGGAGAAGGAGTGACGCATGAGACGAGCTGTGTGGACGCTGGTCGTTGTTGGCTGCCTTGCGGGAGCGTTCTGGCTCTGGCAAAGTAGCGACATGGGGGATGGTCAGGGCGCATTCAGTACGGGCGAGAATTCCCGCCAGGCCGAGACCGGCTACTACCACATGAAAGGGCACGGCAAGATGCCGCGGCGTTTGGAGGCGAGACCGAACGAGTGGTTCTTGTTCCAGCGCGCCTATCCGTTTGATACGGTACCGAATGACAAGTACCGTGCGGCGGTGACTTACACCGAGGATCTACTCGCCAGCGCCTCGTTCAAGCGGACCCCATTCGCAGCCTCGGTCTGGTCGGAGGCCGGACCAAGCAACATCCCGGGCCGGATCACAGATATTGAAGCCCTTGTCTCCGATCCCGCGAAAGTTTACGCTGCGAGCGCTGCGGGTGGCGTCTTCTATTCCACCAACTACGGACAGAACTGGACGCCGGTCTTTGATAACGCCGGCAGCTTCTCGATAGGCGACATCGCCATCAATCCAAGTAACTCTGACACGATTTTCATTGGCACCGGCGAGGCTAACCCCGCTTTCGACACCTACGAAGGAAACGGCCTCTGGCGTTCGACCAACGGCGGCACTGTCTGGACCCAGGTCGGACTACCGAGCAGCTATCGCATTGGTCGGATCATTATCGATCCCACCGATACGCGCCGCATCTGGGTGGCGGCCGGCGGCAAGGTGTTCGGTGGCGGGAATCCGGAGCGCGGCATCTATCGCTCTACTGATGGCGGCAACAACTGGTCGCAGGTGTTGTACGTATCGGACACAACCGGCGGCATAGATCTGGCCTACAACGCGACCGGCAACGTGCTGTTTGCCGCCATGTGGGAGAGAGTGCGTATTGTCAACCTTCCTCGCCGGCTCGGTGGCATCACCAGTGGGCTCTATCGCTCGCTCGACAAGGGGGACACCTGGACCCTGCTTGGTGCCGGCAACGGGCTGCCGGGTCCATCGGCGGATATGGGCCGGATCGGGGTCACACTCGACCCCGGAAGCAACACCGTGTACGCAGCCTATGCGGATCGTTTCGGTGTCTTTACCGGCCTCTATAAGAGCACGAATCTGGGAGTATCGTGGACAGAGGTAAACGATGCTGCGCTGTTCAGCGCGCCTCTCTATGCCTCCTGGCAGGGAGGTTGGTATTTCGGTCAGGTCCGAACGGCTCCCAATAATCCAAACGATGTCTACGCTCTCGGGCTGGATATATGGAAGAGCTCTGATGGCGGTGGTTCATGGAACTGGTACTCCTCCGGTGTCCATGTCGACCAGCACGCTCTGTGGATCAACCCTAACAACTCTAATGAAATGTACGCGGGCTGTGATGGCGGCGTCAACTACTCCAGCAACGGTGGCGCTTCGTGGACTGTCCGCGACATGCACAATACGCAGTTTTACGCCATCACGATAGACCGCAACAATCCACAGCGTCTGTATGGCGGCGCGCAGGATAACGGCACCATGCGCACCCTCACCGGCGCTCTGAATGACTACCAGCCGATCTGGGGAGGGGATGGCTTCTACGTTCTGGTCGACCCAGCCGATCCGAATATCATATATGCCGAATCACAGAACGGCAATCTGGTAAAGTCTATCGATGGTGCCGCCACGTTTTCGGGCGCTACCTCGGGAATCGATTTCAGCGTGGAGCGTCATGCCTGGAATACCCCGGTTGTCATGGACCCGAGCAACCGTAACATTCTGTATTACGGCACCAACTATTTGTACAAAACCACCAACGGTGCCAATTTATGGACGAAGATCAGTCCGGACCTGACGAACGGCCCCCACCCATACTCCGCGTTTGGTTGCGTGACCACCATCGCAGTGGCCAACACCGACGGTAATGTCGTGTATGTGGGAACCGATGACGGCAATGTCTGGGTAACGCAGAACGGCGGCACTGGGTGGACGGCGATATCGGGCACGCTGCCCGACCGCTGGGTGACCCGCGTGGCAGTCGACCCAACCAGCGCCGGAACCGCCTATGTCACGCTGTCGGGTTACTTCGAAGGCTCCTCCACTCCACACATCTACCGGACCACGAATTTCGGAACATCCTGGACCGGTATCAGCGGCAATCTACCGAACGTGCCGGTCAACGATGTTATTGTCGACCCAGCCAACACCAGCCAGTTGTTTGTTGGCACCGATGTTGGCGTATATATCACGACCAACCTTGGCACCACCTGGTCGCCGCTCGGTACCGGCCTGCCGATCCTGCCGATTCACGACATCGCCTTTGACCAGCGCTCCCGCAAGCTGGTGGCCGGGACGCATGGGCGCTCCATGTATTCGACCACGGTGGACTGTCCGGGGATTACGGATTCCGACCTTGACGGCAAACCGGATCTCTGTGACAACTGTCCCTCGGTCTCGAATCCCGATCAGGCAGACCTTGACTACGATAACATAGGTGATGCCTGCGACAACTGTGTCGACCCGGATAAAGACGGCTTCGGCAATCCCGGCTATCCGGGGACCACGTGCGGCATCGACAACTGCCCCACGGTCTACAATCCCGGCCAGGAAGATTCGGATATGAACGGCATCGGTGACGCCTGCGAGGTGAGCCAGAGTTTTGTCGAGGATACGATCGCCACCACCTGTCTGCAACTGGCGGTCAACGACGGCGGGCGGTTTGGTATCTCCCGCGCCGGCGCTTCCATGGACTATCTATTCCAGGGAGACTGCGAGGCGGTGTACATGTACGACGGTTCCCCGGTGATCGCCTGGACCTCAGGCGGCAACTACTTCGCGAAATACTACATGTTCAGTCAGAATCTGTTTGTCAAACCGCTCAGCGGCGACCCCACCATTCCATCGGTCGATTCCGGCGCTTTTGAGTTCTATCGGACCGGTACATTTATGTCCGATGATCAGACTATTGGTCTGCAGAAGACTTGGTGGGCGCCTCGTCAGGCCGACACGTGTACGTTTGTCATCCAGTGTCTCAAGCTCTATTCGTATGATGGCGGCACGCACAGCGGTCTGTCGGTGGGCGAAGTGATCGACTGGGATGTTCCGGCGTCATCGAGCTCGCAGAATACCGGGGGTTCCGACGCCGGTCGGAAGCTTATCTATCTCCGCGGTACCGGCACCGGCTGCCAAGCCAACACCAATCGCTGGGCCGGCCAGGCGCTGCTTGGCACACGCATTAACGGCGGTTGTATAGACACCAGTGCCACACCATACAGTGCATACACCGCCAGCAACGTAACCTATGTCTATCCGACCAACGGATTCGTGGCTTCGGAGATATACGGTCTCATGCAGAATGCAGGTTACCACCCCAGTCTGTCCTCGGTGGACCAGCACGCCAACCTGGTCACGTTCGGTTCGTTGACAATCGGTCCGAATGACACGGTTGAGATATACACGGTCATCACGACCGTCCGCAACAGTGCCAGTAACGGTCAGCTTCTGACGCAGGTTGACCAGGCCCGCAAGTGGTTTGCAGTCCATGTGCCGCAATGTACCGGCGGCGGATGCTGCACTGGGACAACCGGCAATCTCGACGGGGATCCAAGTGACCTGATCGACATATCCGACCTATCAGCCATGGTGGATTATCTCTTCTTTGGCGGTTCAATCTCCAGTTGTTTTGAGGAGAATGATATCGATGGGTCACTAAGCGTGGATATCGCCGACCTGTCATTGCTGGTGGATTATTTGTTCTTCGGTGGGACTCTGCCGAACTGCCCGTGAGGCATATTTGATTTCTTACTATTGAAAGGAAGCTGGGCACCCCAGGTGCCCGGCTTCTTTGTCTGCAACAGGTCGTCGAGGATAATACTTCCGAGCATGGATAGCAAGAGAGACCTTCGCCTCGCCCCCGGTGCACGGCTATCGGCGCTTACCGATCATCGCCCCACGACATCTCTTGCATTGAGGGACCGAATGTGCTACCATATCATCAAGCACTGGGGCTTCCCATAACGTGCGCCGGCCGGAGGGCCCGCCCAATGGACCAGAATCACAATACCGACGATCAAACCGATTCATTCGCCATGTGGTGTGCGGGTGCGACAGTCGCCCACTACAAAATCATCCAGCGCATCGGCGCCGGAGGTATGGGGGAACTGTTTTTGGCCCAGGACACCCGCCTCGACCGACTGGTGGCGCTCAAAACACTCGCCCCGAAACTGGCAGCCGATAACAAAGCACGCAACCGTCTTCTGACCGAGGCGCGCGCGGCCGCCCGGTTGTCACACCCGAACATCTGCGCCATCTACGCTATCGAAGAGACCTCCGATGCCCACTTTATCGCCATGGAATATGTGCAGGGGAAAACGCTCCGTGAAATGGCTGATTGCGCCCCCGTGGAACTGGCCGCGCTTATCGACGTGGCCATGCAATGCTGTCTCGGTTTGAGCGTGGCCCATGCCGGGGGTGTGATCCACCGCGATATCAAACCCTCCAACATCATGATCGACCGTCGCGGCTGTGTCAAACTCATGGATTTTGGACTGGCGACTTCCATTTCTCCGGAGTCAGAGGACACGACGGTACGCGGGACTGTCCCCTACATGTCGCCGGAGCAGGTGACCGGCAAGGCCGTTGACACCCGCAGCGACATTTTCTCCCTGGGGGTGGTGTTGTACGAGCTGACCACCGGACAACGTCCTTTCAGCGGCGATTTTGGCGCGTCGGTCGCCTATGCCATCGTGTATGAGGAGCCTCTACCCTTGGTCGCGCTTCGGCCGGAGATTCCCGGCGTCTGGCGGAGTATCGTCCAACGCGCCATGCAAAAGGATGTCGAGCGACGATATCAAAGCGCCGAAGATATGCTGACCGACCTCAGATCGATACAAACCGTCTCAAGTCGCGTACACACGCCGCCGTGTGAACCGGTCTCGGTCGCGGTCTATCCGTTTCGCAACATGAGCGATGACCCGCATATCGATTATGTCGCCGACGGCCTTTGCGATGACATCATCACGCTTCTCACCAAAATTCGCAGGTTGAATCTCCCTTCGCGCACGGCCGTCTTCCGACTGCGGGAGCGACAGCGCGACGCTGTCCAGACGGCTCGCGAACTGATGGCGACCAATGTCCTGGAAGGGAGCATTCGGCAACACGGCGAAATCATGCGCATTCACGTGCGGATGGTTCGCGCGCAGGACAGCTTCGTTGTCTGGTCGGAGACGTATGACCGCGCCATGACTGACCTGCTGCAACTGCAGGCGGATATCGCGCATCGGGTGGTGGCGGCGCTTGACTTTGAATTGACCGGCGACCAGGAGCGCCTCATCACGCGCAAGACCAGAGTGAATCCGGATGCGTACGACCGGTATCTGCGCGGCAAACATTGCCTGCGTAAGAGAACCTCAACCTCCGTGCTGGAGGCGATTGACCTTCTTGAGAAAGCCACCAAGCTTGACCCTACTTTCGCAGCCGCGCACGCCGAACTGGCGGTGGCGTATGGTCTGTACCATACCTACGGCTTTGGTCAGGGTGCTGAACTGCCTCAACAGGCTTTCGCAGCCGCTACCCGGGCTGTGGAGCTTGATCCGGCGTCGTCGGAAGCACACATGTCGATGGTGTTTGCTCTCCGAAATGTGAGTATCAAAAGAACGGAGGCCGAATTGCGCACGGCCATCGCCCTTGATCCCAACAACTCCGAGGCGCATCACTACCTGGCGCACGCGCTCGTTCTGAGAGGTTACTATCGAGCCGCGGAATCCGCCGAACAAATAGCGATCCGGCTGGACCCATTGAACGAAATTTCACGCGCTCATTTGGCGCGCATTTGTTTTTTCCATGGCGACCTGGCAAAAGCGATGGAACAAGCTGACAATCTGCTCGAGTACGCGACTGGCTCGCACCTGGCCCATTTTACGAAAGGCTGGTTGTACTGGAGCACCCGCAGATGGTCCGATGCGGTTAACTGTTTCGAGCTTGCATTGAGCGCTGGTGCAGATGACCACTATTTGGCAGACTACTTGAGTGACTGTTATCGCCGTCTTAAGTCATACGATAAAGCAATCGCTTGTTTAGAACGTGGACTGCAGAAGAACCCAGCGCAACACCTGCTTGAGGCCCGCCTCGGTCAGGTGTTAGCTGAGTTGGGTGAAAAGGAACGCGCTGCGAGCCACTTCGACCAAGCGCGTCTACTGCTTCAGAGAGAGAGCCAGGCAGGACTACAGCCAGCGTCAGCTCTCTTCCAGTACGACCGAGCGTGGCTCTACGCCCTTCAGAACAATGCAGAAGAGTCAATTCACCAGTTGCACCTTGCTGTCGAAAACGACCTCGGCCATTACGCCGATCTACGGACCCGACCGGACTGGGATTCTCTGCGATTACACGGCCAATTCACCAGACTGGTCGACGATCTGGAATCACGGAAACGGAACGAAGATCGATCTGTGTCCTGATCGTGCGAACCTCCGTGACGGCGTCATCGATCCTGAAGCTATCTCCCTTCGCGAAGTTGTTGCAGCAACTTCCTAAGCGAGTCCAACTGCCTGCTCATCGCGCGGTTCTCAACAGTATACGCCTTCATCATAGTCTTCTGAGAAGCGAACTCCTGTGCATAATGAAGGGTATCGCCGAGCGTATCGATGGCAACCGCGGTCGCCAGGCTGTTTGATGGAATGTAGCCTTCGATTGCCCTCACTATTTGTACCCGTGGCAGGATCGGATCGGACCACGAGGGTTGTACCTCAAGATACCTCATCGGCATCACCGAGTCGCCGGTCACTGTGCCATACAACACGGCGTTGCTGATTGGTCCGAGTGAGACCCAGATAACACCGGCCGCTGACGCCTCTACCAGGCGGGTGTCTTCCCAGAGCGGCTCGCCGCCGGTCGGCTGGTCGAAAATTCTGAAAGTCACGTCGTACTGCCCAGCCCCAACCGGATTGCCGGAGGTGCCGAGCAAGACTCCTTGATAGATGACCAGGCTTCCGGCCGGGACGACAGATGTGCCGGTTGTGATCACGCTGGCAAGCAGAACCAGTCCGAGTCCTAAGATCGTGCAGATGATCAGTCTCATGATAACCCTCCTTTGTTGGGTATATGATATTTTGGTGCGGAGTTTGTATTAGCCCTCTGTACAGTCGCTTCCGGCCACTTAATCGCCGACCCGGCAATGGCGCTTAGGTTAGTTCTGGAAACTCACAGGTGCACGATTGGCCCGAACCGACCGGATGACAATAGTATAGACCCATGAACACCACAAGTCAAGCGGGATTTCACCCTGCGAATCGGAACCAAACGTGACGTGTTCAGATCTGCATACTGTACAAGTCAATGGAGACAGGTGGCGAAACCCGGATCGGCTCTGAAGCCATTCGGGAAGAAACTGGCGTAATCTTGGAGTATTTGTCTTACCTCATCGTACACGTGCCACATGCGGATCTCGGGTGCCAACGGAATAGAGTAGTATACATACAGCCACTCGTTGGTATCGGGAAAGATCACACGCATCCTCCGAGGAGCGGCCGACTGATGTATGACATCGCCAACTCTATCCTGGAGGAATTGCAGGTAAGCTCGTTCCACTAACTCCCCCAGCGAATCGTCAGGATTTCTGTAAGGAAAAACTGCCAGAAGAGTGTCCGCAAACACCCACTGCCACCAGACGTCTACGTCGAATACAATATCATGCGTTACTCGGACTTCTTGTACCGTGTCCGGATAAGTGAAGTCAGTCTCGACAATCAACGAGTAGAGACCTGATGGGAGTTGGATCTCGAACCACGACGAGTCGTCCGTGAGACATGAGTCGCTTTTCCCCGAACTGTCAACAAACGTGAGCAAAGCACGCCTTTCCGTTAGGGAGGCATAGGGGTATCCACCGGGCGGGTTATTTACGGGATCACGAAGCTCACACCTCCATGCAACAACCTGCCCAGTCACGCTATTTAGGACCTCAGGTTTGATCGGTTGGTCGTCATCGGAGCATGACCAGCACAGAAAGCCAAGCACCAGCGCGGCCATCCAAACGAAAAGTTTGTTTCTCATAAGAACCTCCCTGGCTCTGTGAGCCGTGTAAATCTCCAATCCTAATAATATACCAGATTGTCCAGACTCCGTACACAATATCCCTCTCTTGTGAGACGTTTCAGGAGCCAGACTGTGCATCAATAGTAGGGGCAGGCGAGCCCCGTCGGCCCCCCATTTTTCCTTTGGCAAATCAACCTCAAGGCCCTACCTTTGCCGATTGCCGAGGAATGAAAACAATGCGATTCGACCCGTTCAAAGACCAGTTCAGTCTCCCTGCCGCCGAGGAGAAAATCCTCGCCTTCTGGCAGGATCAGGAGGTGTTCCACAAGGCCCACGATGCGTCTTTGGATAGGCCGGAATTCGTCTTTTACGAGGGTCCCCCGACGGCCAACGGCCGCCCCGGCATTCACCATGTTATCTCGCGTGCTGTCAAGGACTTAGTGTGTCGTTACAAAGCCATGAAGGGGTTCCGGGTGGACCGGAAAGCGGGCTGGGATACCCACGGCCTTCCGGTCGAAATCGAAGTCGAAAAAGCGCTCAAGCTGGACTCCAAGGCCAAAGTGCTTGAATACGGTATAGCCGCGTTCAACCAGAAATGCCAGGAGTCAGTTTTCAAATACCTCAAGGACTGGGACGAGATTACGCGCCGGATCGGCTACTGGCTGGACCTCGACGATGCCTATGTCACACTCAAAAACGAATACATCGAGTCGGTCTGGTGGATTCTGAAAAACTTCTTCGACCGGGACCTGCTGTACCAGGGATACAAGACTGTCCCGTTCTGTCCGCGCTGCGGCACCGGCTTGTCCAGCCATGAGGTCGCCCAGGGGTACGATCTGGTCAAAGACCCATCGCTGTTCGTCAAGGTGAAAGCGGCCGACGGCGATTTCAGCTATCTCGTCTGGACCACCACGCCCTGGACCCTTCCCTCCAATGCTGCCCTCTGCATGAAACCGGATGCCGACTATGTGTTGGTCGAGCACGAAGGCGAAAAACTCGTCCTGGCCGAGGCTCTCGTGCATCGCGTTCTCGGTGAAGACAAGACCGCGCTCAAGCGTTTCAAAGGGTCCGATTTTCTCAAGCGCCGCTATATCCCGCTGTTCGACATATTCAAAGACAAATCGGATAAAGCATTCTATGTCATCAACGGAGACTTCGTCACACTCGAGGACGGTACCGGTATCGTGCACATCGCTCCCGGTTACGGCGCCGATGACTACGAAATAGGCAAGGCGTACGGTCTACCGGTTCTTCAGGCTGTCGAGGCGAACGGCTACTTTGTCAAGCACGCAAAGCCATACAACGGCATGTATATCAAAGATGCCGACAAGGTCATCACCAAAGACCTGAAAACGGCTGGGCGCCTGTTCAAGATTGAGCAGTACGAGCACAACTATCCGTTCTGCTGGCGCTGCGATTCGCCGCTGATCTACATCGCTCGACAGTCGTGGTATATCAAGACCACGCAGTTCAAAGAGCAGTTGATCGCCAATAACAACGCAATTAACTGGGTCCCCGATGAGATTCGCACCGGCCGGATGCTGAACTGGCTGGAGAACAACGTCGACTGGGCCCTCTCTCGTGAGCGGTTTTGGGGCACGCCGCTGCCGATTTGGGTATGCGACAAGCAGGGCTGTTCCAAGCTGCGCGCGGTCAGCTCCGTGGAACAATTGCGAAAAGAAGGCATCAGTGTTCCCACCGACCTGGATTTGCACAAACCGATGATCGACACAATCAAGCTCAAATGCGAGTGCGGCTCGACTATGACGCGCGTACCGGAGCTTATCGATGTCTGGTTCGATTCCGGCGCTATGCCGTACGCCCAGTGGCATTATCCGTTCGAGAACAAAGAGCTGTTTGAACGAAAATACCCGGCCGATTTCATCTCCGAGGCGGTCGACCAGACCCGCGGATGGTTCTATTCGCTGCTGGCGATTTCCACCATGCTGTTCGACAAGCCGCCGTTCAAGAATGTGGT
This sequence is a window from Candidatus Zixiibacteriota bacterium. Protein-coding genes within it:
- a CDS encoding nitrilase-related carbon-nitrogen hydrolase, whose protein sequence is MKIGFVQFAPALADLDATIHRLESLSPQFAGAELLVLPELCNSGYNFVSERQAAETAEQIADSRFIRFLTELSARHRMRIVSGLNERDGDKLYNTAVLIGPNGVIGKYRKLHLFLNEKDFFQPGDGGLPLFDVDGCKVGLLICFDWNFPEVWRALALKGADIICHPSNLVIPGRAQRAIPVHAMVNRVYVITANRIGSEGDLTYTGRSLVAAPSGDLLLEAPPDQTWVGSVDVDVSLARDKQITPRNHLFADRRPNQYRALCDE
- a CDS encoding protein kinase, whose product is MDQNHNTDDQTDSFAMWCAGATVAHYKIIQRIGAGGMGELFLAQDTRLDRLVALKTLAPKLAADNKARNRLLTEARAAARLSHPNICAIYAIEETSDAHFIAMEYVQGKTLREMADCAPVELAALIDVAMQCCLGLSVAHAGGVIHRDIKPSNIMIDRRGCVKLMDFGLATSISPESEDTTVRGTVPYMSPEQVTGKAVDTRSDIFSLGVVLYELTTGQRPFSGDFGASVAYAIVYEEPLPLVALRPEIPGVWRSIVQRAMQKDVERRYQSAEDMLTDLRSIQTVSSRVHTPPCEPVSVAVYPFRNMSDDPHIDYVADGLCDDIITLLTKIRRLNLPSRTAVFRLRERQRDAVQTARELMATNVLEGSIRQHGEIMRIHVRMVRAQDSFVVWSETYDRAMTDLLQLQADIAHRVVAALDFELTGDQERLITRKTRVNPDAYDRYLRGKHCLRKRTSTSVLEAIDLLEKATKLDPTFAAAHAELAVAYGLYHTYGFGQGAELPQQAFAAATRAVELDPASSEAHMSMVFALRNVSIKRTEAELRTAIALDPNNSEAHHYLAHALVLRGYYRAAESAEQIAIRLDPLNEISRAHLARICFFHGDLAKAMEQADNLLEYATGSHLAHFTKGWLYWSTRRWSDAVNCFELALSAGADDHYLADYLSDCYRRLKSYDKAIACLERGLQKNPAQHLLEARLGQVLAELGEKERAASHFDQARLLLQRESQAGLQPASALFQYDRAWLYALQNNAEESIHQLHLAVENDLGHYADLRTRPDWDSLRLHGQFTRLVDDLESRKRNEDRSVS
- a CDS encoding DivIVA domain-containing protein codes for the protein MELSPNDIRNFEFGSQMRGYDKEAVDSFKEQVALSLEMLKQENLKLTMETESLKVQLAGLKQFEDAIKNAAIDARRNADITMANARKEAELLLNKVASEASQVLANRTQRRDELEAEISRIELTRRSYLSKLRALITAHLEWVDELAKTEVGTTSPAPSRVHSSPEDDIEITQTSEINARRRETIATQPSQSQRIHTEDANAAQRIVSVTPDSGIEDVAALKSAIQDQPQAQPSVDPELAAALENYKRLAEARAKADPSSTGPILRPAPKFVTSNGATVTPELLSQQIKGEDVSETTDKVRTSQQTTPETTRAKLDGTPTSPGHGGDLADVLDNVVHKFEEEMDKAAKS
- a CDS encoding thrombospondin type 3 repeat-containing protein — its product is MRRAVWTLVVVGCLAGAFWLWQSSDMGDGQGAFSTGENSRQAETGYYHMKGHGKMPRRLEARPNEWFLFQRAYPFDTVPNDKYRAAVTYTEDLLASASFKRTPFAASVWSEAGPSNIPGRITDIEALVSDPAKVYAASAAGGVFYSTNYGQNWTPVFDNAGSFSIGDIAINPSNSDTIFIGTGEANPAFDTYEGNGLWRSTNGGTVWTQVGLPSSYRIGRIIIDPTDTRRIWVAAGGKVFGGGNPERGIYRSTDGGNNWSQVLYVSDTTGGIDLAYNATGNVLFAAMWERVRIVNLPRRLGGITSGLYRSLDKGDTWTLLGAGNGLPGPSADMGRIGVTLDPGSNTVYAAYADRFGVFTGLYKSTNLGVSWTEVNDAALFSAPLYASWQGGWYFGQVRTAPNNPNDVYALGLDIWKSSDGGGSWNWYSSGVHVDQHALWINPNNSNEMYAGCDGGVNYSSNGGASWTVRDMHNTQFYAITIDRNNPQRLYGGAQDNGTMRTLTGALNDYQPIWGGDGFYVLVDPADPNIIYAESQNGNLVKSIDGAATFSGATSGIDFSVERHAWNTPVVMDPSNRNILYYGTNYLYKTTNGANLWTKISPDLTNGPHPYSAFGCVTTIAVANTDGNVVYVGTDDGNVWVTQNGGTGWTAISGTLPDRWVTRVAVDPTSAGTAYVTLSGYFEGSSTPHIYRTTNFGTSWTGISGNLPNVPVNDVIVDPANTSQLFVGTDVGVYITTNLGTTWSPLGTGLPILPIHDIAFDQRSRKLVAGTHGRSMYSTTVDCPGITDSDLDGKPDLCDNCPSVSNPDQADLDYDNIGDACDNCVDPDKDGFGNPGYPGTTCGIDNCPTVYNPGQEDSDMNGIGDACEVSQSFVEDTIATTCLQLAVNDGGRFGISRAGASMDYLFQGDCEAVYMYDGSPVIAWTSGGNYFAKYYMFSQNLFVKPLSGDPTIPSVDSGAFEFYRTGTFMSDDQTIGLQKTWWAPRQADTCTFVIQCLKLYSYDGGTHSGLSVGEVIDWDVPASSSSQNTGGSDAGRKLIYLRGTGTGCQANTNRWAGQALLGTRINGGCIDTSATPYSAYTASNVTYVYPTNGFVASEIYGLMQNAGYHPSLSSVDQHANLVTFGSLTIGPNDTVEIYTVITTVRNSASNGQLLTQVDQARKWFAVHVPQCTGGGCCTGTTGNLDGDPSDLIDISDLSAMVDYLFFGGSISSCFEENDIDGSLSVDIADLSLLVDYLFFGGTLPNCP
- a CDS encoding YggS family pyridoxal phosphate-dependent enzyme, whose amino-acid sequence is MNDLIAANLHDLRIGIAEACNRCGRDPTEITILAVTKTHPTETIRQAVSLGLSEIGESRVQEAEAKLLELGPIARYHLVGHLQTNKVKKAVQLFDVIQSVDSLRLAEEISRRAGEVGRTLDCCIEINSSGETQKYGVNPDHALGLVESLISLSHIKLCGFMTVGPLTSDENDIRIAFRTCRDLFGQARGTAGDQFGILSMGMSDDYRIAIEEGSTMLRIGTGLFGPRQL